In the genome of Streptomyces lydicus, the window ACGCAGGAGCAGCAGGCGCATTCGGCCGAGGCATCCGCGCGCATGACGGAGTTCGACGACCCCGACTACCCGGCACTGAGCAAGGTCGCCTCGCAAGTCGTCGCCGGTACCTTCGAGGAGCGCTTCGAGTTCGCGCTGAACATGCAAGTGATCGCTCTGCGCACGGAGTTGGACCGTACGAGCGACGCTCCTTCCTGACCCGGTCCGGGTCAGGGACGACGTGACGGGCGCCTCTGCGGCTCCGCCGTCTCGCGGAACTCGGCTCGCGGGCCTTGCGTTGTGCTTCCCAGCAACGAGAGAACGGGGGATGGCCGATGCGCATCACCATCGTGGGGGGCGGCATCGCCGGGCTGACCTGCGCCCTGAGCCTGCATGCCGCAGGCTTCCGTCCGCAGGTGCGGGAGGCGGCACGGACCATCGAGGCGGTCGGCGTGGGAATCAACCTGCTGCCGCACGCGGTACGGGAACTCGCGGAACTCGGCCTGGCCGACGAACTGGCCGCCATCGCGCTGCCCCCGCAGCGGCTGAGCTACCGAGACCGGGCGGGCGAGCCGGTGTGGGAGGAAGCCCTGGGGCTCGCGGCGGGTTACCGCTGGCCGCAGTACTCCGTACACCGCGGCCGTCTGCACCTGATGCTGCTGGCGGCGGTGCGCAAGCGCCTGGGGTCGGACTGCCTCCGCACGGGTCTGCTGTTCCAGCGTTTCGAGCGGACGCCGCACGGCGTCCGGGCCCATTTCCTGGACCGGACCGGCGGCACACCCGTGGCCGAGGACGCCGACCTGCTGATCGCTTGCGACGGCATCGACTCCGCGGTGCGCGCCCAGCTGTACCCGGCCGAAGGCCCCTCGCACGGGAACGGCGTCCATATGTGGCGCGGGGTCGCTCCGTGCCCTCACCTCCTCGACGGCCGGTCGATCGTGGTGGCCGGCGGGACCCCCGGTGCGAAGTTCGTTGCCTACCCGATCGAGGACCGGGTGACGAAGGGCGGCGACGCCCTGATGAACTGGGTGCTCGAAGTGCGCCGCGGCACGCGCGCCGCACCGCTGGACCGCTCGAACCGCCGCATCACGACGGCGGAAGCCCTCACAGGCGTGACGGACTGGAGCCTGCCGTGGGTCGACCTGGCGAAGCTGGTCGAGCGCTCATCGGCGATCTTCGAGTACCCGATGCTCGACCGCGACCCCCTGCCGCGCTGGAGCTTCGGCCGGGTCACGCTGCTCGGCGACGCGGCCCACCCGATGTTCCCGATGGGCATGAACGGCGGATCGCAGTCCGTCGTTGACGCCCGGGTACTGGCCTGGTGCCTGGCCCGGGAGCACGACCCCGAAACCGCGCTCCGCCGCTACGACACGATGCGCCGGCCGACGGTCAACGCGATCGTCCTGGCCAACCGCGAGCTGGGACCGGAGAAGATCATCGCACGGGCTGCGGAGCGCGGCGGGACGCTGCCCGTCGACGAGGCCACGGAGATGGCGAGCGACTACAAGGAGCTGACCCGGGCGACAGTCGCACAGGTCAACTCCCGTGCCTCGTGGACCGTTTCGGGCGGGGGCGGGGGCGCGACCACGGATCCGGCACGGTGAGGACGCGCCCGCGGGAAGGTCCATGACTGCCGCCGTATCGCTGTGCGTAGTCAAAACTGTGCGACAGTGAACGGGAGTTGCCCGCTCGGCAATCCTGATGCAACTCTTTCCATGCACTGGCGGAAACTCGTGCACAGCGTCGAAGTCCAAGCAGCGTCTGGCAAGGGCCGGTGCCGTGGGCCCCTGGTCGCAGGGGCGGGTGTCGTGCCGAGCGCCGCTCCCGCTGCCGCGGCCACCGCCGTTCCGGACGCTTCATTCGCTTTCCCGCATCGTTCGCCGGTGACGTACCCACGGACCTGGCCGTTTTCATGGCCGAATCGCAGGTCCCCTGGGGCGTGGACGCCCTCGGCGGTCAAGTCACCGAGCCCGCCTGGCGGACCAAGCCAAGCTGGTACCTGGTCGCTACCGACGACGAGATGATCCCCCCGCCCGCACAGCGCACCATGTCCGCGCGAGCCGGCTCGACCACCATTGAAGCCGGGGGCAGCCATGCCCTCTACGTGTCACAGCCGGCCGCCGTGGCCGACCTCATCAAACAGGCCGCCTCCGCGGTGGTCGCGCCGTAGGCTGCCGGTCGGGCGCCCAGCTCCCAAGGCCAAACATCGCGGATGCATCGGGTCAAGGCCACACCCGTCGCCAGTCCGCCACAGGGCCAGGGTTTGTGTGGTCCGCTGGGGTGACCCAGAAGGCTTTGCCCAGCTCAGCGCTAAACTGGGGGCCTGTCCGGCCGTCGCCGGAGGAGCGCCCGGTGAGCCGCCGGCCTATCCACGGCACCAGATGCTCGCGCGCGAAGCGCAGATCCCCCGCGCGCCGCGCACCCCAGCCCGGCGGCGGGTCGGCCGGCAGCGGTGCGTCCCAGTCGGACGCGGCGGGCAGGCCGAGCGCCTGCCAGACGGCCTCCGCCACCCGGCGGTGCCCCTCGGCGTTCAGATGCAGCCGGTCATCGGCCCACATCCGCGGGTCGGACAGCGCCCGCGACGCGTACAGGTCGACGACCACCGCACCGTGCCGCGCGGCCGCCTCGTCGATCCATGCGAACAGCTGCTCCATCCGCGGCCGGAAGCGCTCCAGCACCGGCCCCTGCCGTCCCGGGCTGCGCATCAGCACCAGCTGCCCGCCTCCCCGCGCCAGCAGCGCCGCGGCCTCCTCGAACCGAGCACACACCTGGTCCACGTCGCACCGGGGCCGCAGAACGTCATTGAGCCCGCCGACCAGCGTGACCAGATCGGCGCCCATCGAGGCGGCCGGCCCGCACTGTTCGTCGGCGATCTGCCCGATGAGCTTGCCGCGCACCGCGAGATTGGCGTACCGGAAACCGGGCGAGGTGGCCGCCAGCCGGGCGGCGAGCAGATCCGCCCAGCCGCGGTACGAGCCGTCCGGCAGCCCGTCCGACATCCCCTCGGTGAAGCTGTCGCCGACCGCGACGAAACTGGTGTAGTGAGCATTCATTTCCATGGCGCGGTGATCCTACCGCTCGCCATACCGCACGGTATGGGGAGGTCCGCGGCGGTGCGCCTGACACCTCGCTGCCGACGATCTGCGAGCGTGCCGGGCTGTCCAAGGCCGCATGTGTTTGAGCGCACGCATCTGAGCACACGCGCCTGACCGACCGGTCAACGATCCAACCGATCGGTCAGACGCTCGGGCTCCCGCCGCTCGTCAGGCTCCGGGCCGCTGCAGCACCAGCTCCCTGAGCACGTCCTCCATCGTGACCAGTCCGGCCAGCCGCCCGTCCTCACCGATCACCGCGGCCAGATGCGTACGGGATCCGCGCATCGCCGTCAGCACGTCGTCCAGCAGCGTCGAAGCCTTGACCCGGGCGATCGGGCGCAGCGCGGACACCGGGAAGGGCACATCGCGCGGGGCGGCGTCCAGCGCGTCCTTGACGTGCAGATAGCCGAGGATGCGGCGGGTGTCGTCGACGACGGGGAAGCGGGAGAAGCCGGACTCGGCGGCCAGCAGCTCCAGCTCCTCGGGTGTGGCCCCCATCTGCGCGGAGACGACCTTTTCGGCCGGCAGCACCACATCCCTGACCGGGCGGCGGCCCAGCTCCAGGGCGTCCCGCAGCCGCTCCTGCGCCCGTTCGTCGAGCAGGCCGGCCGCCCGTGAATCCTCGACCATCTTCGCCAGCTGGTCGTCCGAGAAGGTCGCGGCGACCTCGTCCCTGGTCTCCACCCGCAGCAGCTTGAGCAGCGCATTGGCGAGCGCGTTGATCGCGAAGATCACCGGGCGCAGCGCCCGGGTCAGCGCGACCAGCGGCGGCCCGAGCATCAGGGCGCTGCGGACCGGCTCGGCCAGTGCCACGTTCTTCGGCACCATCTCGCCGAAGAGCATGTGCAGATAGGTGGCCAGCGACAGCGCGATCACGAACGAGATCGGATGGATCAGCGCCTCCGAGATGCCCACCGCGTGGAACACCGGCTCCAGGAGGTGCGCGATGGCCGGCTCGGCGACCGCGCCCAGCACCAGGGTGCACAGCGTGATGCCCAGCTGGGCGGCCGCCAGCAGGGCCGAGACATGCTGCAGCCCCCACATCACGCTGGTCGCCCGGCGGTCACCGCGCTCCGCGTACGGCTCGATCTGGCTGCGGCGCACCGAGATCAGGGCGAATTCGGCGCCCACGAAGAAGGCGTTGACGACCAGCGTCAGCAGGCCCACGAAAAGCTGCACCCCGATCATCGGCGGGCCTCCGCGTCCTGTTCGTCGTGGCTGCCCGGGAGCGGGGCGTGCAACAGCACCCGCGCCGCGCGATGACCGGAGGCGTCCAGCACATCCATCCGCCAGCCGGACACCTCCAGGGTGTCGCCGGCGACCGGTATCCGGCCGAGTTCGGTGGCGACCAGTCCGGCGAGGGTTTCGTACGGGCCCCCGGGCAGCCACAGGCCGATCCGCTGCAGCTGGTCGGTGCGGGCGGAGCCGTCGGCCTGGTAGACCCTGCGGCCCTCGGCGTCGGTGCCGGCCGGCGCCAGGTCGGGGGTCTCCATCGGATCGTGTTCGTCGCGGACCTCGCCGACCACCTCCTCGACGATGTCCTCCAGGGTCACCACGCCGGCCGTGCCGCCGTACTCGTCGATGACCACGGCCATCGTGCGCCTGCCGGAGAGGCGGTCCAGCAGCCGGTCCACGGTCAGCGTCGTGGGCACCAGCAGCGGCTCGCGCACCAGCTCGGAGACCGGATGGCGGGGGCGGCGTTCGGCCGGGACGGTCAGCACGTCCTTGATGTGCGCCACCCCGACGACGCTGTCCAGGCTGCCGCGGTAGACCGGGAAGCGGGACAGCCCGGAGGCCCGGGTCGCATTGGCCACGTCCTCCGCGGTGGACTGCACCTCCAGCGCCATCACCTGCACCCGCGGGGTCATCACGTTCTCCGCGGTCAGATCGGCGAGGCTGAGGGTACGGACGAACAGCTCGGCGGTGTCGGCCTCCAGCGCGCCCTCATCGGCGGAGTGCCGGGCCAGCGCCACCAGCTCCTGCGGGCCGCGGGCCGAGACCAGCTCCTCGGTGGGCTCCAGACCCATCCGGCGGACCATGCGGTTCGCGGCATTGTTGAGATGCCGGATCAGCGGCTTGAAGGCGGCACTGAAGCCGCGCTGGGCGCTGGCCACCCGCTTCGCGATGGCCAGCGGGTCGGAGATGGCCCAGTTCTTCGGCACCAGCTCGCCGACGACCATCAGCACGACCGTCGAGATCGCCGTCCCGAGCACCAGGGCGGCCGATTCCGCCACCGCATGCGACAGGCCCATCGCAGCCAGCGGTCCCGCCAGCAGGGTGGCGATCGCCGGCTTGGACAGCATGCCGATGACCAGGCCGGTGACGGTGATACCGAGCTGGGCGCCGGAGAGCTGGAAGGTGAGGCTGCGGACCGCCTTCAGCCCGCTGTCCGCGCCCCGGTCGCCGCGCTCGGCGGCGCGTTCGAGGTCGCTGCGCTCGACGGTCGTCAGGGAGAACTCGGCGGCGACGAAGACCCCGCAGGCCAGGGTCAGAAGGAGTGCCACGCCCAGGAAGAGCAGGTCGGTCATCGAGTCACCTCCGTCCCATGATCGAACAGGATCGGGAGGTTCGCGCTCTGTCGAATGGATGATCGACAACTGGGAGGCTCGCCCATGGCTGGACGCTCACACACCTTTCACTCGGGGGAGGGGAGACTCCATGGTAAAGGATCAGCAAAATTGCCGGTCGAGGGCGAGCCCGCCCCGTGCCGGGGGTGGGGCGGGCTCTTCGGGTGCCGGGGTGCCGGGGTGCCGGTGCCGGGTGCCCGGCGCGACGGCGTATCGACGTATCAGTGTGTTGGTGTGTCGGTGTATCGATGAATCGGTGTGCCGGGGCCGCTCAGCCCTCGAGATGCTTGACCCAGCGGCTCCACTGGGGCTCGGGCGCGTAATCCGCCGCGCGCCACGCATGCTGCGCCGTTTCATTGCGGTCCAGCACCATCGCATCGCCGCGCCGCCCGCCCAGCGCACGAAACCGCTCCTCGGCGGCGGCCAGCAGCGCACCGCCGATGCCCTGCCTGCGGTGCCCGGGGTGCACGGCCAGCCGATAGAGGTGGCAGCGCCATCCGTCGAAGCCGGCTATCACGGTCCCCGCGAGGATGCCGTCGCGCTCCGCCAGGAGCAGCGCTTCGGGATCCCGGGTGACGAGCCGCGCCACTCCGTCGCGGTCGTCGCTGATGCTCGTTCCTTCCGCGGCATCCCGCCAGAACTGCAACACGGTGTCGACGTCCGAGAGGGTGGCGCAGCGGATCTGTAGATCGTTCATGAGACGAGCCAAGCAGAGCGTCGGCCTGTCAGGCGAACGGTTTCACCGTCGGCGCATCGACGGAGGCGGAAGGGGCGGCCGGAGACCGGCCGTTGAGCGGTTGTTCTTGCCGAAGAGGCCGGGCAGCGGTGCCGGTGCGGGAGGCGGCCTGCCTGACCGACGCCCGGCAGGCCGCACACCCGGGGCCAGGGCCCGCGTCCGGATATCGGCCGTCCGGCGGGGCTGTCGGTGATCGATAGGCGAGATGTCGGTAGCCGCTGGAACTGTGGGTGTCGAGTTGCCCGCATGCAGCGGCAGCCGTCATGCAGCGGCAGCCGTCGTCACCAGCAAGGGAGTTCCCGTCGCCGTGTCTTCCGCATCCTCCACCCCGCCCTGGAATGTCCAACGACTGCCGCGTGCCGATGGCCGCGTCTTCCTGGTGACCGGCGGCAACGCCGGCATCGGATACTTCGTCGCGGAGCAGTTGTCGGCAACCGGAGCGACCGTCGTGCTCGGCAGCCGGAATCCCGCGAAGGCCGAGGTCGCCATGGCCTCGATACATGCACGTGTTGCCGGTGCGCGGGTGCGAGCCGTTCGGCTGGACCTCGCCGACCTCTCGTCGCTGCCATCGGCGGTGGAGTCGCTGGGGGTGGAATGCCTCGACGCGGTGGTCCACAATGCCGGCGTTGCGCTTGACGACCCGCCTCGCAGGGAGACGGGGGACGGTCACGAGCTCATGTTCGGCACCAACCACCTGGGGCACTTCGCGCTGACCCGGTGGCTGATGCCGCTGCTGTCGGCCGCGCCGGCGGCCCGCGTCGTGACCATGGGCAGCTTCGCGGCGAAGTCCGAACGGCTCGACCTGGACGACCTGCAGTCCCGGAAGGACTACCGGCCCAAGCGCACCTACGGACGCTCCAAGCTGGCTCAGATGTACTTCGGCGTCGAACTCGACCGCCGACTGCGCGCTGCCGGCAGCACGGTGGCGAGCGTGGTGGTTCACCCCGGCGGCGCGCTGGACTCCCTCACCCCGTCACGGCCGCCGGTCCATGTGCGAACCGCCGGCGCAGGGTTGAGCGCGGCACCTGCAGCCCTCGTCCTCCAGGGCAAGCATGCCGGAGCGTGGCCCGCGGTCCGAGCGGTGCTCGACCCGGCCGTGCGCGGGGGCCAGTTGTGGGGACCCCGCGTCTTCGGCCTGCGGGGCGTCCCCCGACGAGAACCGGTGTGGAACCACCTTGCCGACCCCTCCGTCGCGGCGCGGTTGTGGGACACGAGCTGTGCCCTGACCGGCGTCGATCCCGGTGCCATCAGACACAGCGAGGCCCGCCCTACGGGCGAACGACGGGACGGTGACGACAGGCCCTAGCTTCGAGGGCCGGTGTGCAAGGTCGCGAACAGTCCCGCGGCGCGGCTGCCATCCGGCATCTGCCAGGAGCCGGCGATGTGACCGGTCGTTCCCTGCGGGGACTCTCCCTGCAGGGACTCTCCCTGCGGGGACTCTCCCCGCAGGGACAGGGACGAGTCCTCCGACGCGGGCCGGAGCACCCGGTGCAGTCGGAGGAGCATGCCGTTCAGCGTGGGCAGTTCCGTGCTCTCCCGGGTGTCGGTGGCAGCCGTGGCGAAGTCCATGGGGAGGGGGCCTTCGCCGGCGTAGGCGCAGATGACGTCCCGGGCCGGGACGCCTGTGGTGTTCTGGTCCTGTGCCGGTGCTCGGCCCTCGATCAGAGCCGGCAATTGGCCGAGCAACACCGGATCGTGGCAGCCGTCGTACACCCAGCGCGACCCCAGCACTCCGTGCTCCATGGTGCCGACGAGTGCGTGCCCGGCCCCGTCGAGCGGCGCACCGCGATAGGTGAGCGGTACGAGGTAGGCGGCCGGGAGCGGGCCGGAGGCGTTGGTGACCACGATGAACTCGATTCCGACCTCGCCTTGCGGGTCGTCCAGTCGGAAGCCACCCGCGTTGGCCAACTCCGGCCCTCCCGCACTGTCGTCGTACCACGGACGAGAGGGGAGCCAGGAGGCGAGGAGTTCCAATTTGGTCGGGACGAGGCGGGTGTGGTGGATGACAGCCATGCCGAGCATTCTCCCGTTAGGCGGAGGTGAGCCTTCCCAGCCTTCCATCTGCAGCGCGCTGAGGTCACCTTAGGGCTTGCAGATCATTAACACGTTGTCTTGATCATGCTGCTGGGGTCGCCACTCAGGGCTTGAACCCGAGCTTGGAGGGTTGTGAGGGCGGCGGGAGGGGTGGCTGCCGGCGGGATGACGATGCTGTGCGCCTTGAGCAGTGTCCTGATCTTCAGCAGGGTGCGGTGCATGGCGGTGCGGCTGCTGTCGAACAGCACGGCGAGGGGTTCCGCGGCCAGGGCGACCCGCAGGTGAAGGACGGCCGCCAGGACCTGGTCGGGGAAGGCGAGTCGGGGCGGGCGTCCGCGCTTGACGTCGCCGTCGACGGCCAAAGTGTCGGTGAGGTCGCTCAGTTGCTGCCGGGACATGCCGGTCAGGGCGGGGTCGGACAGCAGAGCACGGTCCCACTCCGGGGCCGGCTTTTGCGGAGTCCGGGGTGCTGGGATGGCAGGGCACAGATGGGGGTGCACGGCATAGTTCCAGTCGCCGTGGAAGGCGTGTCGGGTCAGTGGCAGGGCCGCCATCTCCGCGTCGCCGATCTGGACTCCGGTGGGGTAGGTGTTGGTGTCCAGCTCGGCCATGACGCGCAGTCCGGTGCGGGTGGTGGTCGCGGCGATGGACTGGACGATCACTTCGTGGCTGATCAGCGGGCGGCCGCGCCAGTTCATGGTGATGTGCGAGAAGAGCCGATGCTCGATCTTGTTCCACTTCGATGTGCCCGGCGGCAGGTGGCAAACGGTGATCGTCAGTCCTGTTTCGGCAGCGAGCCGGGCGAGTTCGAGCTTCCAGGCCCGGGTGCGGTAGCCATTCGAGCCGCCCGCGTCGGCGGTGATGAGCAGTCGTGTCGCCTGCAGGTAGGCGGCCCGGCCCTGGCCCGACCACCAGCGGCGGATCGATTCCACTGCGAACGCGGCGGTGTCGTGATCGGTGCCCACGTTGACCCAGCCGGTGTCCGCCGCGAGATCGTAGATCCCGTACGGGACGGCCTTGCCCAGCTGCGGGTCAGCGAAGTCATGGACGTTCACCGGCACCGGATCAGCCGCAGGCCGCCACTGGCGGCCGTTGTTCTTGAACTCGCCGACGAGCTCCTTCTTCTTGGTGTCCACGCTGATCACCGGCTGGCCCGCGTCCCGGTGATCGCGGGCCCGCTCGTTGAGATAGCGGAACTGGGCATCCCGGTCCGGATGTTGGCTTCCCTCGATGGTCTTGGCGTTGGCCTGCAGACTGAAGCCTTCCTCCCGCAGCAGGTCGGCGACGGTGTCCGCACTGACTTTGTGCCCGGCCCGGGCCAGCTCCCGCGCAAGGTTGCGGGTCGACTTGACCGTCCAACGCAGTGGCGACATCGGATCACCACGCTCGTCCGGCTCGACCAGCGCCAGCAGTGCAGGCCGCAGCCCCGGATCGAGATCCGCGACCCTCTTGCGGCCTCCGCCCGGCCGCCGCACCCGCCCCAGAGGCTCCTCGCCGGTCTCCAGCTCGAACACGCCCTTACGGACCGTGGTCTCACTCACCGAGGCCGACCGCGCGACGGCCCGAACACCACCGTGTCCCAGGACACGGGCCTCCGCGGCCATCAGTAGCCGTCGCTGCCGCTCATCCAGATGCGGGAACAACACCGCGAACTTCACAGCGAGTTGGGTACGGATCTCGTCCGGGATACGCATACCACACCAACGAGCCACGGGACGGGAAGCAACACCTTGATGATCTGCAAGCCCTTAGGGCTGTCCCGTAAATGATCTCCAGGCGGGATGGGGCGCGCCAGCCCGCCCGGGGCCGTACGGTCTCCGGCGTGGAGTTCGCGTGATCCCGGTTGCACGAGTGGCACTTCCGGGGTCGCTCAAGTTCGGGATGCCGTTCGAGACTGGAAGAAAAGAAAGCTCAGAACCACCCTCACACCCCAACTCACACCAGGGCTGACCTGCTGCGCGACCGGCGAGGTATGGAAATCGAATGACGCGAAGGGAACAGGGGCGCTACCTTCCGCGTATGGATCTTGAACCTGGTCAGGCCGTGCCCGCCGTTCCCGTTCCCCTCGATGTCGAAGTTCAGGTCGTCTATGACGCCTACCTGGCGGAGGAACCGGACTTCGCGCCGATGAGCCTCGAGAAGCTGTCGGTGATCCGCGCGGAGGTCGATGCCGCAGTGGCGGCGCTCGAGGACCTCAGCCATGGCGGACGCTTCGTCGTCTCGCAGCCTTCGGCGCCCGGCCTGGACGGCGCCCCCGAGATCCCACTGCTGGTGTGCACGCCCTCCGGCGCGCCCGCATCGCGGCCGGCGCTCTACTTCATCCACGGCGGCGGCTTCTACTGCAGCGATCACCGCATCGGGCTCGACCAGATGCGGCCTGCTGTGGGTCGCCGACCACGCGGACGAGCTCGGCATCGACCCGGAGCGCATCATCGTTATGGGCTCCAGCGCCGGCGCCAGCCTCAGCGCCGCGCTCGCCCTGTACGTGCGCGACAAGGGCGGTCCCCGCCTGCTCGGCCAACTGCTGGCTGCCCCCCTGCTCGACGACCGCAACGACAGCGCCTCGGCCCTGCAGATGGACGACGTCGAACTCTTCGACCGCAGCCGCAACAAGTTCGCCTGGAGCTTGCTGCTCGGCGACGCCCAGGGCGGAGCTGACGTGCCGCAGTACGCCGCGCCCGCCCGCGCCACCGACCTGACCGGCCTGCCGCCCGCGTTCCTCGACGTCGGCTCCGCCGAGTGCCTGCGCGACGAAATCCTCGCCTACGCCGACCGGATCTGGCAGGCCGGCGGCAAAGCCGAGATGCACGTGTGGCCCGGCGGAATCCACTCCTTCGACCGGAAAGCCCCCGAGGCTCGGATCAGCAAGGCCGCCGTCGCGGCACGCCACAACTGGATCGAGCGCCTTCTCGCCACCAACTGACGGCCGAAATCAAGATCCCGACTTGCCCGGTGAACGCGTCAGGCCAGGGCTTCCGCTACCTGCCGGTGCCCCGTGCGGCGCCCGAACCAATGCGGCGTTGTGTGTCGATGGTCCGGTCACCTCGCCGGTGGAGTTGACGCTGGTACCCGGACACCGTCGTGGTCACGGCACGTTGTACGGAGCCCTCAACCGCGGCCGGATCGACGTCGCCAGGTTGCGGGCACTGCTTGGCCGGCATGCCTCTGCCGCGCTTCGAGGGCGGGCGCCTGGTGCTCGCGGTCGACGTGTCACCGTGGCTGCGCTCGGACGCGCCGTGCTCACCGGACCGGCTCTTCTGCCATGTCTACGGGCGGGCGAAGTCCGCCTCCCAGATCATCCCGGGCTGGCCGTACTCCGTCGTCGCCGTCCTGGAGCCCGGGACCACCTCGTGGACGTCGATCTTGGACGTGGTCCGGCTCGGGCCCGAGGACGACGCGACCGCCATCACCGCCGCCCAGCTGAGGGCCGTGGCCGAGCGGGTTCGCCCGCCCGCGCCACCGACGGCAAGACCGTCAAACGCCCCCAAACCCTCAAGGCCATCGGCAGTCCCGGTAGATCCTGGTAGATAAAGAACAAGCTTAGGCTCGCTCCATGAATGACGAGGAGGACCAGTCCGTACGGGCTGCTGTCGAAGGTGAACTGCGGCTCCTCGAACCGGACGTTCGCGCGTCGCAGGCCCTCGCAGTCGAACTCCTGGACCCGGAGTTCGTCGAGTTCGGGGCGTCCGGGCGGCGCTGGGACCGGGTGTCGATCCTGACCGCCATCGCTCCCGACCCGGACACCCCGCCGGATCGCATCGCCATCAGCGACATGACAGCGACGCTGATGGCCCCCGGCATCGTTCACGTCACCTACACCTCCGACCGCAACGGCCGCCGAGCTCGGCGCAGTTCACTGTGGCGCAGGAGTGCGGCAGGGTGGCGCCTGTATTTCCATCAAGGCACGCTGACCGACAATTCCTAGCCATCTGCCGGGTTCAAGGGGTCAGAGAACAAGGATCAAGCCAAGAGGGCTCTTCCTCCGGCATCAGCCGGTCGGCACCCGTCTCTCCGTGAGCCCGGAATTTCGTGGGCCGGTTGCTCCGATGGGCTCGTTGCTCCGATGAGCCGATTGCTCAGAACGCCCACCGCGTATGGGAGTACACCCCGTTGGCCCGACCGAAGCCGTACGCCGTGACCGGGGCGAGGCGTTCACCGGGGCAGAACACCGTCCCGTCTGCCGCCACCCCACGCGACCAGCCGTTGAGCGGCCTGGAACGTGACACCGTCGCCGCGCTGCGCCACGACGCCCGGATGCCCTTCTCCACCCTGGCCGCACGCTCGACATCACCGAGTCCCGCGCCCGCCGTACCGTTGCCGCCTTGCTCGAATCAGGCCTGTTGCGTCCCCGTGTCGAGGTGGATCCCCGGGACATCGGCTACGCGGTCGAGGTGGTGCTGAGCATCGGCTGCCGCCCGGGCGCCGTGCAGCGCCTCGCCGCCTCCCTGGCGGATCACCCCGCGACGCGATTCCTCGCCCTCACGGCGGCCTCTTCGGTCTTCACCTACGGAGGCGTCTTCCGCGACGAGGAGCACCTTGCCGACTTCCTCACCGGTGGTTTCGAGGGCAGCGAGGAAGTCACCTCCCTGGAGTGCTCCTTGCAACTGGAGGTGCTCAAGCGGTACTGGGCGGCCCGGCCTTGAGCTCGGCCGAACTGGTGCTGATGACCGTGTCGGCGCGCAAAGTGGGCCGGTGCCCTGCAGAATCCGGTAGCGAGGATGCGGTACCGGCAGAGGAATTGGCGTTGTCGGTGCGAGGTGGGGCGGGGCGGTCCGGCTCGGGCGG includes:
- a CDS encoding Lrp/AsnC family transcriptional regulator, producing MLESGLLRPRVEVDPRDIGYAVEVVLSIGCRPGAVQRLAASLADHPATRFLALTAASSVFTYGGVFRDEEHLADFLTGGFEGSEEVTSLECSLQLEVLKRYWAARP
- a CDS encoding alpha/beta hydrolase fold domain-containing protein, giving the protein MGSSAGASLSAALALYVRDKGGPRLLGQLLAAPLLDDRNDSASALQMDDVELFDRSRNKFAWSLLLGDAQGGADVPQYAAPARATDLTGLPPAFLDVGSAECLRDEILAYADRIWQAGGKAEMHVWPGGIHSFDRKAPEARISKAAVAARHNWIERLLATN
- a CDS encoding DUF4440 domain-containing protein gives rise to the protein MNDEEDQSVRAAVEGELRLLEPDVRASQALAVELLDPEFVEFGASGRRWDRVSILTAIAPDPDTPPDRIAISDMTATLMAPGIVHVTYTSDRNGRRARRSSLWRRSAAGWRLYFHQGTLTDNS
- a CDS encoding ISAzo13 family transposase, translating into MRIPDEIRTQLAVKFAVLFPHLDERQRRLLMAAEARVLGHGGVRAVARSASVSETTVRKGVFELETGEEPLGRVRRPGGGRKRVADLDPGLRPALLALVEPDERGDPMSPLRWTVKSTRNLARELARAGHKVSADTVADLLREEGFSLQANAKTIEGSQHPDRDAQFRYLNERARDHRDAGQPVISVDTKKKELVGEFKNNGRQWRPAADPVPVNVHDFADPQLGKAVPYGIYDLAADTGWVNVGTDHDTAAFAVESIRRWWSGQGRAAYLQATRLLITADAGGSNGYRTRAWKLELARLAAETGLTITVCHLPPGTSKWNKIEHRLFSHITMNWRGRPLISHEVIVQSIAATTTRTGLRVMAELDTNTYPTGVQIGDAEMAALPLTRHAFHGDWNYAVHPHLCPAIPAPRTPQKPAPEWDRALLSDPALTGMSRQQLSDLTDTLAVDGDVKRGRPPRLAFPDQVLAAVLHLRVALAAEPLAVLFDSSRTAMHRTLLKIRTLLKAHSIVIPPAATPPAALTTLQARVQALSGDPSSMIKTTC